The genome window GTTGTTGCTGCTCAGGTTGATCACGTTGGGGCGGCCATTGACCGTGATGCGAGCGTCGGACGGCGTGTCCATGACAATGGGCGCCTTGTAGAGATTCTGCTGCTTGAGCGCGTCAAGCTGCTCGCCAAGCCAATTCTGCAGGGTCTGATCCATGTTAGGCCTCCGGCCGGTTCTCGCCGGCTCTATCCGATTTGTTGGGCCACTCCCCGGCGAAGTGGCAGGCGGCGAGGTGCGCGTCGCCATAACTCTTCAAGATTGGCGCTTCAATGGCGCACCGCTCTTTAGCCATGGGGCATCGCGTCCGGAAGCGACAGCCCGATGGGATTTGGAGGGCCGACGGCACATCACCTTCCGCGATCACACGCTTCTTGCGGTGGGTAGCGTCCAGCTCGGGCGCCGCGTCCAGGAGCGCCATGGTGTAAGGGTGCAGCGGCCGCTGGAAAACAGCGGATACCGGTCCCTGCTCCACGATGACACCCAGATACATAATGGCGATGCGGTGGCAAAAGTGGCGCAGAACGGAAAGGTCGTGCGCGATGAACAGATACGCGATGCCGCGCTCCTCCTGAAGTTCCTGCAGCAGGTTGAGAATCTGAGCGCGAATTGAGACGTCGAGTGCTGAGATCGGCTCGTCGAGAATGATGAGCTTTGGCTGCGTGGCGATAGCGCGAGCAATGCCGATGCGCTGCCGCTGCCCACCCGAAAACTCGTGGGGAAACCGTGAGACCACGGCTGCCGGCAGGCCAACGCGCTGAAGAAGCTCTCCGGCAGCGCGCCATGCCTCATTGCGATTGGTGCAGATGCGGTGCGCACGCAGCGGCTCAGACACGATATCGCCGATCATGGCGCGTGGATCGAATGCGGCAAACGGGTCCTGGAACACGATGCCGACGTCACGCCGGATGCGGCGCAGCGCTGCGCCGCCGGCCATGCGCAAATCGCTGTCGTTCAGCCGGATTTCGCCGGCGGTTGGTTCCACCAAACGAAGGATGGCGCGCCCCGCCGTGGTTTTGCCGCAGCCGCTCTCGCCCGCCAGCCCAAGCGTCTCTCCGGCACGAACTTCCAGTTCTATTCCGTCCACGGCGTGCACGGTCTCCGTGTGTGCACGCAAGCCCGCACGCCGCACCACGCGAAAGTTCTTCACCAACCCGTGGACGCTCAACACAACGGCCGGCTCCGCCTTTGTATCGCGAAGTTGCTCAGCCATCGGCATCCTGAACTTGCAGCCAGCACCTGGACGAGTGCGTGTCGATACTGCCGGTCAACGGAGGCGCCGTGTTGCTGCACTTGCCCGGTATAGCGTGGGGGCAGCGGGGGTGAAACGGACACCCCGATGGCAGGTTTGCAAGGTCCGGCGGCTGGCCCGGTATGCCGCGGAGGCTTGTGCGCTCGCCCGCGTGAAGGCTGGGAAGCGACTGCAGCAGGCCCTGCGTGTATGGATGGCGTGGATTCGACAGTATCTCATTGACCGGTCCGCTCTCCACGATCTCGCCGGCATACATCACCAGCACTCGGTCGCAGATTTCTGCCACCACACCCAGGTCATGTGTGATCAGGAGAATGCCGGTACCCGATTCCTGTTGAAGTTCGGCCATCAGGCTCAGCACCTGTGCCTGAACCGTGACATCGAGCGCGGTTGTCGGCTCGTCAGCAATCAGTAGCTCGGGTGAACACGAA of Armatimonadota bacterium contains these proteins:
- a CDS encoding ABC transporter ATP-binding protein, producing the protein MAEQLRDTKAEPAVVLSVHGLVKNFRVVRRAGLRAHTETVHAVDGIELEVRAGETLGLAGESGCGKTTAGRAILRLVEPTAGEIRLNDSDLRMAGGAALRRIRRDVGIVFQDPFAAFDPRAMIGDIVSEPLRAHRICTNRNEAWRAAGELLQRVGLPAAVVSRFPHEFSGGQRQRIGIARAIATQPKLIILDEPISALDVSIRAQILNLLQELQEERGIAYLFIAHDLSVLRHFCHRIAIMYLGVIVEQGPVSAVFQRPLHPYTMALLDAAPELDATHRKKRVIAEGDVPSALQIPSGCRFRTRCPMAKERCAIEAPILKSYGDAHLAACHFAGEWPNKSDRAGENRPEA